One Fusobacterium nucleatum genomic window carries:
- a CDS encoding MotA/TolQ/ExbB proton channel family protein has product MQILKAGGILMYFILFMGIIGLYAVLERFSYFLIRERNNFSKLPSDVRQLINEGKIKEAIVSLNSNKSSTSLVLKEILIYGYKENKETLSALEEKGKEKAIEQIKSLERNMWLLSLAANASPLLGLLGTVTGMITAFNSIALNGTGDAGVLAKGISEALYTTAGGLIVAIPCMIFYNYFNKKIDLIVSDIEKTCTELLNHFRE; this is encoded by the coding sequence ATGCAAATACTTAAAGCAGGTGGAATATTAATGTATTTTATTCTCTTTATGGGAATAATAGGACTTTATGCAGTATTAGAAAGATTTTCATATTTTCTAATAAGAGAGAGAAATAATTTTTCTAAATTACCTTCAGATGTAAGACAACTTATAAATGAAGGTAAAATAAAAGAGGCTATAGTTTCTTTAAATTCAAATAAATCATCAACTTCACTAGTTTTAAAAGAAATATTGATTTATGGATATAAAGAGAATAAGGAGACTTTATCTGCACTTGAAGAAAAAGGAAAAGAAAAAGCAATTGAACAAATAAAATCATTGGAAAGAAATATGTGGCTTCTTTCATTGGCTGCTAATGCTTCTCCATTATTAGGATTATTGGGAACAGTTACTGGTATGATAACAGCATTTAATTCAATAGCATTGAATGGAACAGGAGATGCGGGAGTTTTGGCAAAAGGTATATCAGAAGCCCTATACACAACAGCAGGAGGGCTTATTGTAGCTATACCTTGTATGATATTTTATAATTATTTTAATAAAAAAATTGATTTAATAGTGAGTGATATAGAAAAAACTTGTACAGAGTTGTTGAACCATTTCAGAGAGTAG
- a CDS encoding tetratricopeptide repeat protein: protein MRKYLVISLLASYSIVFAGEAEDFKAVDNLYKERNFKAALVESEKFLQKYPESKHQKSMRDKVAKIYFLEKNYKKAEEIFKKLFTMEEKQSQKDEYASYLARANALLNNPDVAMFYVKEIKDKKTFQKTFFAVAQNFLAKENNEAAQKAYKEIIDNKYENYKESMMGLGIVYYNLKDYDKAIYWLSEYSKEMPKENKEMVSYLRASALYRKGNTDDAISRFEELANIELSTEYSRKAALYLIEIYSNRKDEGKVTFYLNKIKGTKEYNTAMTMIGDLYVTKENYNKALDYYSQSNDKNNPKLIYGEAYSLYKNGKYEEALKKFQSLKNSDYYNQSIYHIFAINYKLKNFDEIIRDREIIRKVVVSQVDTDNIIRIIANSAYQVGNYKLAKDYYGRLFAVSPDKENLFRVILLDSQMLDMEDLRIRFNQYNELYSNDTEFKKDVYLYTGDAYYKAGDPERAEQIYKTYLNQYTNTEVISSLMSTLLEQKKYDEMEQYLSSVQDESSVNYLKGIAAMGLGKYDEAESEFQKVLASGDQSLSTKVYLNRVRNYFLAERYNEAVQAGEQYLSKLSPDKEKAIYSEMLDKIGLSYFRLGKYDQARSYYSKIASMKGYEVYGKFQIADSYYNEQNYEKAGSLYKEVYNQFGETFYGEQAYYKYIMTLSLTGNTDAFEREKNNFMKVYPNSNLRGTITNLTTNMYIESGDTDKAIESLNTSNSNTDDVAVKETNTTKIITLKLQKKDYKDIEKYIAELPTEEERAYYSAQYYAAKKDPKVVKEYETLLQYDKYKAYASKGLGDYYFDKKDLSKAKKYYGTYASVNKNPDEYILYRLGQANEKENNLKMALTDYKAVYSKNGKLANDAMLRAAEIYDKQENVVEAEKLFTKLYAVKNNKDLKAYSIEKLIYYKLVKENTKEAKKLYDELRKLDAKRAEKFKAYF, encoded by the coding sequence ATGAGAAAATATTTAGTAATATCACTTTTAGCTAGTTACAGTATAGTTTTTGCAGGAGAAGCAGAAGACTTTAAAGCAGTTGATAATTTGTATAAGGAAAGAAACTTTAAAGCTGCTTTGGTTGAGTCAGAAAAATTTTTACAAAAATATCCTGAATCAAAACATCAAAAAAGTATGAGAGATAAGGTTGCAAAAATTTACTTTTTAGAAAAAAATTATAAAAAAGCAGAAGAAATATTTAAAAAATTATTTACAATGGAAGAAAAACAATCTCAAAAAGATGAGTATGCTTCTTATTTAGCAAGAGCTAATGCACTACTAAATAACCCAGATGTAGCTATGTTTTATGTGAAAGAAATTAAAGATAAAAAAACATTCCAAAAAACATTTTTTGCAGTAGCACAAAACTTTTTAGCAAAAGAAAACAATGAGGCTGCCCAAAAAGCATATAAAGAAATCATTGATAATAAATATGAAAATTATAAGGAATCTATGATGGGCTTAGGTATAGTGTACTATAATTTAAAAGATTATGATAAAGCAATATATTGGTTATCTGAATATTCAAAGGAAATGCCTAAAGAAAATAAAGAAATGGTTTCATATTTAAGAGCTTCAGCACTTTATAGAAAAGGAAATACAGATGATGCTATAAGTCGTTTTGAAGAATTAGCTAATATAGAGCTTTCAACTGAATATTCAAGAAAAGCAGCACTATATCTAATAGAAATTTATAGTAATAGAAAAGATGAAGGAAAAGTGACTTTTTATTTGAATAAAATAAAAGGTACAAAAGAATATAATACTGCAATGACTATGATAGGTGACTTATATGTAACAAAGGAAAATTATAATAAGGCCTTAGATTATTATAGTCAAAGTAATGATAAAAATAACCCAAAACTTATCTATGGTGAGGCATATTCACTATATAAAAATGGTAAATATGAAGAAGCTTTGAAAAAATTCCAATCATTAAAAAATAGTGATTATTATAATCAATCAATTTATCATATATTTGCAATAAATTATAAATTGAAGAATTTTGATGAAATTATAAGAGATAGAGAAATCATAAGAAAAGTTGTTGTTAGTCAAGTTGATACAGATAACATCATTAGAATAATTGCAAACTCTGCATATCAAGTTGGTAACTATAAGTTAGCAAAAGATTATTATGGTAGACTTTTTGCAGTTTCACCAGATAAAGAAAATTTATTTAGAGTAATACTTTTAGATAGCCAAATGCTAGATATGGAAGATTTAAGAATTAGATTTAATCAATATAATGAACTATATTCTAATGATACAGAGTTTAAAAAAGATGTATACTTATATACAGGAGATGCTTATTATAAGGCTGGAGATCCTGAAAGAGCTGAACAAATTTATAAGACTTATTTAAATCAATATACAAATACAGAAGTTATATCAAGTTTGATGTCAACATTATTAGAACAAAAGAAATATGATGAAATGGAACAATATCTATCAAGTGTTCAAGATGAAAGCAGTGTAAATTACTTAAAAGGTATAGCTGCTATGGGACTTGGAAAATATGATGAAGCAGAATCAGAATTTCAAAAGGTTCTAGCAAGTGGAGATCAAAGTTTAAGTACGAAGGTTTATTTAAATAGAGTTAGAAACTACTTCTTAGCAGAAAGGTATAATGAGGCTGTTCAAGCTGGGGAACAATATTTATCTAAGTTAAGTCCAGATAAAGAAAAAGCTATATATAGTGAAATGCTTGATAAAATAGGTTTAAGTTATTTCAGACTTGGAAAATATGATCAAGCAAGGTCTTATTATTCCAAAATAGCTAGTATGAAAGGTTATGAAGTCTATGGTAAATTCCAAATAGCTGACAGTTACTATAATGAACAAAATTATGAAAAAGCAGGAAGTTTATATAAAGAAGTGTATAATCAATTTGGTGAAACTTTCTATGGAGAACAAGCATATTACAAATATATAATGACACTTAGCTTAACAGGAAACACTGATGCTTTTGAAAGAGAAAAGAATAACTTTATGAAAGTATATCCAAATAGTAACTTAAGAGGAACAATCACAAATCTTACAACAAATATGTATATAGAAAGTGGAGATACTGATAAAGCAATAGAATCTTTAAATACTTCAAATTCAAATACTGATGATGTTGCTGTTAAGGAAACTAATACTACTAAAATAATAACTTTAAAATTACAAAAGAAAGACTATAAAGATATAGAAAAATATATAGCAGAATTACCAACAGAAGAAGAGAGAGCTTACTATTCAGCACAATATTATGCTGCTAAAAAAGATCCAAAAGTAGTAAAAGAATATGAAACATTATTACAATATGATAAATATAAGGCTTATGCTTCAAAGGGACTAGGAGATTATTATTTTGATAAAAAAGATTTATCAAAGGCTAAAAAATATTATGGAACTTATGCTTCTGTAAATAAAAACCCTGATGAATATATCTTATATAGATTAGGACAAGCTAATGAAAAAGAAAACAACTTAAAAATGGCTTTAACTGATTATAAGGCTGTATATTCTAAAAATGGTAAACTTGCTAATGATGCTATGTTAAGAGCAGCAGAAATCTATGATAAACAAGAAAATGTAGTAGAGGCTGAAAAGTTATTTACAAAATTATATGCAGTAAAGAATAATAAAGATTTAAAAGCTTACTCTATTGAAAAATTGATTTATTATAAACTTGTAAAAGAAAATACAAAAGAAGCTAAAAAGTTATATGATGAACTTAGAAAACTAGATGCTAAAAGAGCAGAAAAATTTAAAGCATACTTTTAG
- a CDS encoding biopolymer transporter ExbD, protein MKLERIKRRSGGTLVLEITPLIDVVFLLLIFFMLATSFDERSAFKIDLPKSTAAKTKSTLKEVQVLVDKEKNVYLRYTDNSGKSQNEKLDLASFVSVVSEKLNNSESKDVIISADKDIDYGFIVEIMSLLKESGASAINIDTAIKSR, encoded by the coding sequence ATGAAATTAGAAAGAATAAAAAGAAGAAGTGGTGGGACACTAGTTTTAGAAATCACACCACTTATAGATGTAGTTTTTCTTTTACTTATTTTCTTTATGTTGGCAACAAGTTTTGATGAAAGATCAGCTTTTAAAATAGATTTACCCAAATCTACTGCTGCAAAGACAAAAAGTACATTAAAAGAAGTACAGGTTTTGGTTGATAAGGAAAAAAATGTATATTTGAGATATACAGATAATTCTGGAAAATCTCAAAATGAGAAATTAGATTTAGCAAGTTTTGTTTCAGTTGTATCTGAAAAATTGAATAATTCTGAAAGTAAAGATGTAATAATTTCAGCTGATAAAGATATTGATTATGGATTCATTGTTGAAATAATGAGTTTACTAAAAGAATCAGGAGCAAGTGCTATAAATATAGATACTGCAATCAAAAGTAGGTGA